One window from the genome of Cricetulus griseus strain 17A/GY chromosome 2, alternate assembly CriGri-PICRH-1.0, whole genome shotgun sequence encodes:
- the LOC100757295 gene encoding gamma-crystallin E isoform X1: MGKITFYEDRGFQGRHYECSSDHSNLQPYFSRCNSVRVDSGCWMLYEQPNFAGCQYFLRRGDYPDYQQWMGLSDSVRSCRLIPHSSSHRIRIYEREDYRGQMVETTDDCSHLQDRFHFSDFHSFHVLEGYWVLYEMPNYRGRQYLLRPGEYRRYHDWGAMNARVGSLRRIMDFY, translated from the exons ATGGGAAAG ATCACCTTCTATGAAGACCGCGGCTTTCAGGGCCGCCACTATGAGTGCAGCAGCGACCACTCCAACCTGCAGCCCTATTTCAGCCGCTGCAACTCTGTGCGCGTGGACAGTGGCTGCTGGATGCTCTATGAGCAGCCCAACTTTGCAGGCTGCCAGTACTTCCTGAGGCGTGGGGACTACCCTGACTACCAGCAGTGGATGGGCCTCAGCGACTCTGTCCGCTCCTGCCGCCTCATCCCCCAC TCCAGCTCTCACAGGATCAGGATCTACGAGCGGGAGGACTACAGAGGCCAGATGGTGGAGACCACCGACGACTGCTCCCACCTCCAGGACCGCTTCCACTTCAGTGACTTCCACTCCTTCCACGTGCTGGAGGGCTACTGGGTCCTCTACGAGATGCCCAACTACCGGGGGCGCCAATACCTGCTGAGGCCCGGGGAGTACAGGCGCTACCACGACTGGGGCGCCATGAATGCCAGGGTGGGCTCTCTGAGGAGAATCATGGATTTCTATTGA
- the LOC100757295 gene encoding gamma-crystallin E isoform X2 — protein sequence MGKITFYEDRGFQGRHYECSSDHSNLQPYFSRCNSVRVDSGCWMLYEQPNFAGCQYFLRRGDYPDYQQWMGLSDSVRSCRLIPHDQDLRAGGLQRPDGGDHRRLLPPPGPLPLQ from the exons ATGGGAAAG ATCACCTTCTATGAAGACCGCGGCTTTCAGGGCCGCCACTATGAGTGCAGCAGCGACCACTCCAACCTGCAGCCCTATTTCAGCCGCTGCAACTCTGTGCGCGTGGACAGTGGCTGCTGGATGCTCTATGAGCAGCCCAACTTTGCAGGCTGCCAGTACTTCCTGAGGCGTGGGGACTACCCTGACTACCAGCAGTGGATGGGCCTCAGCGACTCTGTCCGCTCCTGCCGCCTCATCCCCCAC GATCAGGATCTACGAGCGGGAGGACTACAGAGGCCAGATGGTGGAGACCACCGACGACTGCTCCCACCTCCAGGACCGCTTCCACTTCAGTGA